In Desulfofundulus kuznetsovii DSM 6115, the following are encoded in one genomic region:
- a CDS encoding phenylacetate--CoA ligase family protein gives MYWDRECETMSREQLEALQLERLKLTIERVYRNVPFYRQRFTEMGIKPSSIRSLEDLRRLPFTTKQDLRDNYPFGLFAVPMSDVVRVHASSGTTGKPTVVGYTQNDIDTWAELIARSLVCAGATKFDVVQNAYGYGLFTGGLGLHFGAERLGATVVPVSGGNTQRQLMLMQDFGTTILTCTPSYALYMAEEGQKMGLDFKKMPLKAGIFGAEPWSERMRRQLEEKLDLMALDIYGLSEIMGPGVAMECAEKQGMHIWEDHFIPEIIDPATGEVLPPREEGELVITTITKEAFPLIRYRTRDITRIDPEPCSCGRTHVRIKRITGRSDDMLIIRGVNVFPSQVESVLLEFGETEPHYLLVVDRKANLDQLEIWVEVAEHMFSDTVRKLEDLEHRLRERIESVLGISARVKLVEPNTIPRSEGKAKRVVDRRQI, from the coding sequence CAGCTGGAGCGTTTGAAGCTGACCATCGAGCGTGTTTACCGCAACGTACCCTTTTACCGCCAAAGGTTTACCGAAATGGGTATCAAACCCTCGTCCATCCGTTCATTAGAGGACCTGCGGCGGCTACCCTTCACCACCAAGCAGGATTTGCGCGACAATTATCCCTTTGGCTTGTTTGCCGTACCCATGAGCGATGTGGTCCGCGTGCACGCTTCTTCAGGCACCACGGGCAAGCCCACCGTGGTGGGATACACTCAAAACGATATCGACACCTGGGCGGAACTGATTGCCCGTTCCCTGGTCTGTGCCGGGGCCACCAAATTCGATGTGGTCCAGAACGCCTACGGTTACGGTTTGTTTACCGGGGGATTGGGCCTGCACTTTGGCGCCGAGCGCCTGGGGGCAACGGTGGTGCCCGTTTCCGGGGGCAATACCCAGCGGCAGCTCATGCTCATGCAGGATTTCGGCACCACCATCCTCACCTGCACGCCGTCCTATGCTCTATACATGGCCGAGGAAGGGCAAAAAATGGGCCTGGACTTTAAAAAGATGCCTTTAAAGGCCGGTATTTTCGGCGCCGAGCCCTGGTCGGAGCGCATGCGCCGGCAGCTGGAAGAAAAATTAGACTTAATGGCTCTGGACATATACGGCCTTTCGGAAATAATGGGTCCCGGTGTGGCCATGGAGTGCGCTGAAAAACAGGGCATGCATATCTGGGAAGATCACTTTATACCCGAAATTATCGATCCGGCAACGGGGGAAGTGCTGCCTCCCAGGGAAGAGGGAGAACTGGTGATCACCACCATTACCAAGGAAGCCTTTCCCCTCATCCGCTACCGCACCCGGGATATCACGCGTATTGATCCGGAACCCTGTTCCTGCGGCCGCACCCATGTGCGTATAAAACGGATTACCGGCCGCAGTGACGACATGCTCATCATCCGCGGGGTTAACGTATTTCCCTCCCAGGTGGAAAGCGTGCTCCTGGAATTCGGCGAAACCGAGCCCCACTACCTGCTGGTGGTGGACCGCAAGGCCAATCTGGATCAGCTGGAGATCTGGGTGGAAGTGGCGGAGCACATGTTCAGCGACACGGTGCGCAAGCTGGAAGACCTGGAGCACCGCCTGCGGGAGCGGATCGAAAGCGTTCTGGGTATTTCCGCCAGGGTGAAGCTGGTGGAGCCCAACACCATCCCGAGAAGTGAAGGCAAAGCGAAGCGGGTAGTCGACCGGCGGCAGATATAA